One genomic window of Actinoalloteichus hoggarensis includes the following:
- a CDS encoding RNA polymerase sigma factor — protein MKPFEQIVTEHGSMVLRVCRAVVGEADAEDAWSETFLAALRAYPDLDRTANVQAWLVTIAHRKAIDITRTRARDPVTIAEEVPDRPATTGLPEAWDHDLWSALQALPPKQRQSVAYHYLGGLPHKDIAEITGGTAESARRAAADGIRTLRRTYAGRPGSRGETR, from the coding sequence ATGAAGCCCTTCGAGCAGATCGTCACCGAGCACGGGTCCATGGTGCTGCGCGTGTGTCGGGCCGTCGTCGGCGAGGCAGACGCCGAAGATGCCTGGTCGGAGACCTTCCTCGCCGCACTACGGGCATACCCGGACCTCGACCGCACCGCCAACGTCCAGGCCTGGCTGGTCACCATCGCCCACCGCAAGGCGATCGACATCACCAGAACGCGCGCCAGAGACCCCGTCACCATCGCCGAGGAGGTGCCGGACCGACCCGCCACCACCGGGCTTCCGGAAGCGTGGGACCACGATCTCTGGAGCGCCCTCCAGGCGCTGCCGCCCAAGCAACGCCAGTCGGTCGCCTACCACTATCTGGGCGGACTGCCGCATAAGGACATCGCCGAGATCACGGGCGGGACCGCCGAGTCGGCACGCCGCGCCGCTGCCGACGGCATCCGCACGTTGCGCAGGACGTATGCAGGCCGCCCCGGATCACGAGGAGAGACCAGATGA
- a CDS encoding SRPBCC domain-containing protein, which translates to MLTASGTTDDGRFRLRFERDLHHPPATVWRALTEVDELRRWFVDMLDYERTVFAATPGAELRFVPRAEYAGLPVGLGVVTEAEPPRLLEYTWGDETLRWELTGDGSGGCRLVFTAVFPYRGDAAPNAAGWHVGLERLVAILDGREYDLSGLTELEADYARLFA; encoded by the coding sequence ATGCTGACCGCCTCGGGAACGACCGACGACGGACGTTTTCGTCTGCGCTTCGAGCGCGACCTGCACCATCCCCCGGCCACGGTCTGGCGGGCGTTGACGGAGGTCGACGAGCTGCGCCGATGGTTCGTCGACATGCTCGACTACGAACGGACCGTGTTCGCGGCCACACCGGGCGCGGAGCTCCGCTTCGTGCCGAGGGCCGAGTACGCGGGACTGCCCGTCGGCCTCGGGGTGGTCACCGAGGCCGAGCCGCCGCGGCTCCTCGAGTACACCTGGGGTGACGAGACCCTGCGGTGGGAACTGACGGGCGACGGCTCGGGAGGCTGTCGGCTGGTGTTCACTGCCGTCTTCCCCTATCGCGGCGACGCCGCTCCCAATGCGGCGGGCTGGCACGTCGGTCTGGAACGACTCGTCGCGATCCTGGACGGCCGTGAGTACGACCTCTCGGGTCTCACCGAACTCGAGGCGGACTACGCCCGGCTGTTCGCCTGA
- a CDS encoding DNA-3-methyladenine glycosylase I produces MSQEDHTPSADGTVLCADGLARPPWAVNDPLLRDYYDTEWGMPVHGEQELFERISLEAFQAGLSWVTILRKRPAFRTAFRDFHPDTVAAYSDADVERLMSDTGIVRNRAKILATIGNARATLDLRSDGGLDAFIWSFKPVATPKPRTIAEIPTSSPESIALSKALRKRGFSFVGPTTMFALMEAVGIVDTHLLSSHRRGASGVWPED; encoded by the coding sequence ATGAGCCAGGAAGACCACACTCCGTCCGCTGACGGCACTGTGCTGTGCGCCGACGGGCTGGCCCGACCACCCTGGGCAGTGAACGATCCGCTGCTGCGTGACTATTACGACACCGAGTGGGGAATGCCGGTTCACGGTGAGCAAGAACTTTTCGAACGGATCAGCCTCGAAGCGTTCCAGGCGGGCCTGTCCTGGGTGACGATCCTGCGCAAGCGACCGGCTTTTCGCACCGCGTTCCGCGATTTCCACCCGGACACGGTGGCCGCGTATTCCGATGCCGACGTAGAACGACTGATGTCCGACACCGGAATCGTGCGCAATCGCGCGAAGATCCTCGCGACGATCGGCAATGCCCGGGCGACACTCGACCTGCGCTCCGACGGAGGGCTGGACGCCTTCATCTGGTCCTTCAAACCTGTCGCCACGCCGAAGCCGCGCACGATAGCCGAGATACCGACGAGTTCGCCGGAGTCGATCGCGCTGTCGAAGGCCTTGCGCAAGCGGGGCTTCTCCTTCGTCGGTCCTACGACGATGTTCGCACTGATGGAGGCTGTCGGCATCGTCGACACCCATCTGCTCAGCAGCCACCGCCGAGGCGCCTCGGGTGTGTGGCCCGAAGACTGA
- a CDS encoding methylated-DNA--[protein]-cysteine S-methyltransferase, producing MNHVAEPEAATLLEPISFVDVATTERLHARLATAAGAAGLVDVVYRTVDTPVGVLLLAATRHGLARVAYASEDHDHVLEILAERISPRILHVPDRLEEVIRQLEEYFEGNRRRFDVPLDLSLSKGFRQTVLRTLPAIDYGRTASYAEVAVAAGSPKAVRAVGTACATNPLPVVVPCHRVVRSDGSTGGYVGGAEAKHTLLDLETA from the coding sequence ATGAACCATGTCGCCGAGCCGGAGGCCGCCACGCTCCTCGAGCCGATCAGCTTCGTCGACGTCGCGACGACGGAGCGCCTCCACGCACGCTTGGCCACGGCAGCAGGAGCCGCCGGACTGGTCGACGTCGTCTACCGCACCGTCGACACCCCTGTCGGCGTCCTGTTGCTCGCCGCCACCAGGCACGGACTGGCCAGGGTGGCCTACGCATCCGAAGATCACGACCATGTTCTGGAGATCCTCGCCGAGCGCATCAGTCCACGCATTCTGCATGTTCCCGACCGGTTGGAGGAGGTGATCAGACAGCTCGAGGAGTACTTCGAAGGCAACCGCAGGCGCTTCGACGTTCCCTTGGACCTCAGCCTCTCAAAGGGGTTCCGACAGACCGTGCTGCGCACGCTGCCTGCGATCGACTACGGCCGTACGGCCAGCTATGCCGAGGTCGCCGTCGCCGCGGGAAGCCCCAAGGCGGTGCGCGCCGTCGGGACGGCCTGCGCGACCAATCCCCTGCCGGTGGTCGTTCCCTGCCATCGAGTCGTCCGTTCCGACGGTTCCACCGGCGGCTATGTCGGCGGCGCCGAGGCGAAGCACACTCTGCTCGACTTGGAGACCGCATGA
- a CDS encoding winged helix-turn-helix transcriptional regulator, producing MARRPFDCGIDAAVDVIGGKWKVLILWALDSGPRRSGELRRMLPGVSEKMLTQHLRELEADGVVHREVHAEVPPRVEYSLTELGITLNTALEPLGEWGRLHKQRIERARGIGGRGDDD from the coding sequence GTGGCGAGAAGGCCGTTCGACTGCGGAATCGACGCGGCGGTCGACGTCATCGGCGGCAAGTGGAAGGTACTGATCCTCTGGGCGCTGGACTCCGGACCACGACGCTCCGGCGAGCTGAGGCGCATGCTTCCGGGCGTCAGCGAGAAGATGCTGACCCAGCATCTCCGCGAGCTGGAGGCCGACGGCGTCGTACATCGAGAGGTCCATGCGGAGGTCCCACCCAGGGTGGAGTACTCCCTGACCGAGCTCGGAATCACGCTGAACACCGCGTTGGAGCCGCTGGGCGAGTGGGGAAGGCTGCACAAGCAGCGCATCGAGCGGGCCCGCGGCATCGGCGGCCGAGGAGACGACGACTGA